One window from the genome of Mugil cephalus isolate CIBA_MC_2020 chromosome 23, CIBA_Mcephalus_1.1, whole genome shotgun sequence encodes:
- the LOC125000855 gene encoding protein jagunal homolog 1-B has protein sequence MASREGPRAAGTDGSDFQHRERVASHYQMSVALKSEIRKLNMVHLLIWVLMVAQVTVGQLSLVSHKIVASPYQWEYPYLLSIIPTVFSFLALPRNNISYQVVSMISGGLFCVAPLIYGSMEMFPVAQQLYRHGKAYRFIFGFPAVTVMYLVIVVAVQVHGWQIYYSKKLLDQWFTSTQDKKKK, from the exons ATGGCTTCCCGAGAAGGTCCGAGGGCGGCAGGCACAGACGGGAGCGACTTCCAGCACCGGGAGCGCGTGGCCTCTCACTACCAGATGAG CGTCGCCTTGAAGTCTGAAATCCGTAAGCTCAACATGGTCCATCTGCTGATCTGGGTGCTGATGGTGGCTCAG GTGACGGTGGGCCAGCTAAGCCTGGTGTCCCACAAGATCGTGGCCTCCCCCTACCAGTGGGAGTACCCCTACCTCCTGAGCATCATCCCCACGGTCTTCAGCTTCTTGGCGTTGCCCCGCAACAACATCAGCTACCAGGTGGTGTCCATGATCAGCGGCGGGCTGTTCTGCGTGGCGCCGCTCATCTACGGCAGCATGGAGATGTTCCCGGTGGCGCAGCAGCTGTACCGGCACGGCAAAGCGTACCGCTTCATCTTCGGCTTCCCCGCCGTCACCGTCATGTACCTGGTGATCGTGGTGGCCGTGCAGGTGCACGGCTGGCAGATCTACTACAGCAAGAAGCTGCTGGATCAGTGGTTCACCAGCACgcaggacaagaagaagaagtga